A single genomic interval of halophilic archaeon DL31 harbors:
- a CDS encoding Protein of unknown function DUF2143 (PFAM: Protein of unknown function DUF2143~KEGG: hmu:Hmuk_2197 hypothetical protein), with the protein MTTWVAEPEGGRARGPRGLARAWVEIIVRPRRFFQNGVAPADQAPGLVFGVLVALVAAGGRLVTGDLPQFGIDTPLPTFIPESGPLQAVLLLLVVGLFLAPATFHLAAALATLGLSLLAPARGGVSETVQLVAYATAPCVFTAVPWAPLRVLCCLYGVGLLVVGTMVRHDCSGPRAALAMLLPSLLVFGYGFGGFAAAASLW; encoded by the coding sequence ATGACGACCTGGGTCGCCGAACCGGAAGGCGGGCGCGCTCGTGGCCCGCGCGGACTCGCCCGTGCGTGGGTCGAGATTATTGTCCGTCCGCGCCGCTTCTTCCAGAACGGTGTCGCTCCCGCCGACCAAGCCCCGGGGCTGGTCTTCGGCGTGCTCGTCGCGCTGGTCGCCGCCGGGGGGCGACTCGTGACTGGCGATCTGCCGCAGTTCGGAATCGACACACCGCTCCCGACGTTCATCCCGGAGTCTGGACCACTGCAGGCAGTGTTGCTCCTGCTCGTCGTTGGGCTCTTTCTCGCGCCCGCGACGTTTCACCTCGCCGCAGCCCTGGCAACGCTGGGGCTCTCGCTCCTCGCGCCCGCCCGGGGCGGGGTTAGTGAGACGGTGCAGTTGGTCGCGTACGCGACGGCGCCCTGTGTGTTCACCGCCGTCCCGTGGGCGCCACTTCGGGTGCTCTGTTGTCTCTACGGCGTCGGCCTGCTCGTCGTGGGCACGATGGTTCGCCACGACTGTTCGGGCCCGCGAGCCGCGCTGGCGATGTTGCTCCCCTCGCTGTTGGTGTTCGGCTACGGGTTCGGTGGGTTCGCTGCGGCCGCCAGCCTGTGGTGA
- a CDS encoding nucleic acid binding OB-fold tRNA/helicase-type (PFAM: Nucleic acid binding, OB-fold, tRNA/helicase-type; Ribosomal protein S1, RNA binding domain~KEGG: hla:Hlac_1616 nucleic acid binding OB-fold tRNA/helicase-type), translating into MGNCIICSREVDGRICQSHQEDVVFDFRGNSPNQLIRNRFYRGVVDGYADFGVFIDLSPKVTGLLHRSELDGRLESLNWEPGDTVYVQVKSIRDNGNVDLTSSIRQSDREFRGTLIQDGTDEKLPKEVNEGNPSEGDEETTHERSAPHSDGGNASAVETEVAASEDEPAADSDTDTDVTADAESETEAVADEESGTEVVAQTTSEPETAVDDEPETEAVEEPEPDKPSGDLAEEPPETKEVTRRNIGELGDRVGELVRIEGEVVSAHQTGGPTIFELRDETGVADCAAFVEAGVRAYPEIELGDVVRLDGEVELRHDEIQVETEALVALEGDDAAAVQRRLADAMTERARPDELELVAGDERLEAISEELLDAAEAVRRAVLESRPIVVRHAASADGYVAGVALERAVLPLVREEHATSDAEYHYLNRRPLEDAVYGMNDATNDVTRMLQDRDRHDEKLPLVVLAGTASTVESQDGLEMLGIYGAERVVVDAAPADPEIADTTDVLVNPEAEQNLSTGALAASLATTVNADVREELAHLPAVSYWENTPENYVEAATEAGFDDEAVTDLREAVALEAYYQSYDDKRELVGDLLFGESQEAVAVAGAPADVAADESLAGHIAAQFREKLDTEVETAQANIEHSEAQGVDVAVLDTDSYTHTYDFPPTSLLMDVLHRRGDAVVTVGISMDKLWVRADTDLDLRAVAHDAAENAPNAGISASGLRQGRIEFLSGAREAVESAIIGAVTEQFD; encoded by the coding sequence ATGGGTAACTGCATCATCTGCAGCCGTGAAGTTGACGGCCGCATCTGCCAGTCGCACCAGGAGGACGTCGTCTTCGACTTCCGAGGCAACAGTCCGAACCAGCTCATCCGCAACCGCTTCTACCGCGGAGTCGTCGATGGCTACGCCGATTTCGGTGTCTTCATCGACCTCTCGCCGAAGGTCACCGGGCTGCTTCACCGCTCCGAGCTCGACGGTCGTCTCGAGAGCCTCAACTGGGAGCCGGGTGACACCGTCTACGTCCAGGTCAAGAGCATCCGTGACAACGGGAACGTCGACCTCACCTCATCCATCCGCCAGTCCGATCGCGAGTTCCGCGGAACGCTGATTCAGGACGGCACCGACGAGAAGCTGCCAAAGGAGGTCAACGAGGGAAATCCGAGTGAGGGGGACGAGGAAACGACGCACGAGCGCTCGGCCCCCCACAGCGACGGCGGCAACGCATCCGCTGTCGAAACTGAGGTAGCAGCTTCCGAGGACGAGCCAGCGGCTGACTCCGACACAGACACTGACGTCACCGCAGACGCCGAGAGCGAAACTGAGGCCGTCGCCGACGAGGAGTCTGGGACAGAGGTCGTTGCGCAGACGACGTCCGAACCGGAGACAGCAGTCGACGACGAACCCGAGACTGAGGCAGTCGAGGAGCCCGAACCCGACAAGCCGTCGGGCGACCTCGCCGAAGAGCCGCCCGAGACCAAGGAAGTGACTCGCCGCAATATTGGCGAGCTCGGCGACCGCGTTGGCGAACTCGTCCGCATCGAAGGCGAAGTCGTGAGCGCACACCAGACCGGCGGCCCGACCATCTTCGAACTTCGTGACGAGACGGGTGTGGCAGATTGCGCCGCGTTCGTCGAGGCCGGCGTCCGAGCGTACCCGGAGATCGAGCTCGGTGACGTCGTCCGACTGGACGGGGAAGTGGAGCTCCGACACGACGAGATTCAGGTCGAAACCGAAGCGCTGGTTGCCCTGGAGGGCGACGACGCGGCCGCGGTGCAGCGCCGACTGGCCGACGCGATGACCGAGCGCGCCCGCCCGGACGAACTCGAACTCGTCGCTGGCGACGAGCGTCTCGAGGCCATCTCGGAGGAGCTACTCGACGCCGCCGAGGCAGTCCGCCGCGCGGTGCTTGAGTCCCGACCCATTGTTGTCCGCCATGCCGCCTCCGCCGACGGCTACGTCGCCGGTGTCGCGCTGGAGCGGGCGGTGCTCCCGCTGGTACGTGAGGAACACGCCACCAGCGACGCCGAGTACCACTACCTGAACCGACGGCCGCTCGAGGACGCGGTTTACGGCATGAACGACGCCACGAACGACGTGACGCGGATGCTGCAGGACCGCGACCGTCACGATGAGAAGCTGCCGCTGGTCGTGCTGGCTGGGACCGCCTCCACCGTGGAGAGTCAGGACGGTCTGGAGATGCTGGGCATCTACGGTGCCGAGCGCGTCGTGGTCGACGCCGCGCCGGCCGACCCCGAAATCGCCGACACGACGGACGTGCTGGTCAACCCCGAGGCCGAGCAGAACCTCTCGACAGGAGCGCTTGCAGCCTCACTCGCGACGACAGTCAACGCCGACGTGCGCGAGGAGCTCGCCCACCTGCCCGCCGTGAGCTACTGGGAGAACACGCCCGAGAACTACGTCGAGGCAGCCACCGAGGCTGGCTTCGACGATGAGGCCGTAACTGATCTCCGGGAGGCGGTTGCGCTCGAGGCCTACTACCAGTCCTACGACGACAAGCGTGAACTGGTCGGCGACCTGTTGTTCGGCGAGAGCCAGGAGGCCGTCGCGGTCGCGGGCGCACCTGCGGATGTGGCCGCCGATGAGTCGCTGGCGGGCCACATCGCGGCGCAGTTCCGCGAGAAGCTCGACACGGAGGTCGAAACTGCCCAGGCCAACATCGAGCACAGCGAGGCGCAGGGTGTCGACGTGGCGGTGCTGGACACCGACTCCTACACCCACACGTACGACTTCCCGCCCACGTCGCTCCTGATGGACGTGCTTCACCGCCGCGGCGATGCCGTGGTCACAGTGGGTATCTCGATGGACAAGCTCTGGGTCCGCGCGGACACGGACCTAGACCTGCGCGCGGTCGCCCACGACGCAGCAGAAAACGCGCCCAACGCGGGTATCTCGGCCAGCGGGCTGAGACAGGGCCGCATCGAGTTCCTCTCCGGTGCGCGTGAGGCGGTCGAGAGTGCGATCATCGGCGCGGTGACCGAGCAGTTCGACTAA
- a CDS encoding hypothetical protein (KEGG: hmu:Hmuk_2196 hypothetical protein) yields MLTLAIDDLMLELEDGAVKHVGPKTTGATVKLYHVTASEASAFGDKQCKLAFADDEGNEVEVALDLEAAGELASELEAVTGPAGTDSQ; encoded by the coding sequence ATGCTCACACTCGCTATCGACGACCTGATGCTGGAACTCGAAGACGGCGCGGTCAAACACGTCGGACCGAAGACGACCGGTGCGACAGTGAAGCTCTATCACGTTACAGCGTCCGAGGCCAGCGCCTTCGGCGACAAGCAGTGTAAGCTCGCATTTGCTGACGACGAGGGCAACGAGGTCGAAGTCGCTCTCGACCTGGAGGCCGCAGGCGAACTCGCGAGCGAGCTGGAAGCAGTGACCGGACCGGCGGGTACAGATTCGCAGTGA
- a CDS encoding aspartate/glutamate/uridylate kinase (PFAM: Aspartate/glutamate/uridylate kinase~KEGG: htu:Htur_2540 aspartate/glutamate/uridylate kinase) yields MTHILKLGGSVITEKHRAETLDGEALDAAADAVADAVVDGAVSELVLVHGGGSFGHHHASEAGVSTTHGTDDTADAIAIHSAMKALNQFVLSRLHERGVPALPVHPLSAGSRDEQGELSLPLGQVETMLGEGFVPVLHGDVIATAEEGVTVLSGDEIVTEAAVALDAERVGLCSTVPGVLDDEDVIPEITTFEDVAAVLGGSDVAADVTGGMAAKVKQLLDLGVPASVFGPDAISAFLAGEEPGTTVHGR; encoded by the coding sequence ATGACCCACATTCTCAAACTCGGCGGCTCGGTTATCACGGAGAAACACCGGGCCGAGACGCTCGACGGCGAAGCGCTGGACGCGGCGGCGGATGCTGTCGCCGACGCGGTGGTCGACGGCGCTGTGTCCGAACTGGTGTTGGTCCACGGCGGTGGGAGCTTCGGCCATCATCACGCCAGCGAGGCGGGTGTCTCGACGACGCACGGGACGGACGATACGGCCGACGCCATCGCCATCCACAGTGCGATGAAGGCATTGAACCAGTTCGTTCTCTCGCGGCTCCACGAGCGGGGCGTCCCGGCGCTGCCTGTGCACCCGTTATCGGCGGGCTCGCGTGACGAGCAGGGCGAGCTCTCGCTCCCGCTCGGGCAGGTCGAGACGATGCTCGGGGAGGGGTTCGTTCCGGTCCTCCACGGCGACGTGATTGCGACGGCTGAGGAGGGCGTGACGGTCCTTTCGGGCGACGAGATCGTGACGGAAGCGGCCGTGGCGCTCGACGCAGAACGCGTTGGGCTCTGCTCGACGGTGCCGGGGGTTCTCGACGACGAGGATGTAATTCCGGAGATTACGACGTTCGAGGACGTAGCAGCCGTCCTCGGTGGCAGTGACGTTGCGGCAGACGTGACCGGTGGCATGGCCGCGAAAGTGAAACAACTACTCGACCTCGGGGTGCCGGCATCTGTGTTCGGCCCCGATGCAATTTCGGCGTTTTTGGCTGGTGAGGAGCCTGGGACAACGGTCCATGGGCGGTGA
- a CDS encoding Thymidine kinase (HAMAP: Thymidine kinase, subgroup~KEGG: hvo:HVO_2891 thymidine kinase~PFAM: Thymidine kinase), with product MHKITGSGWVEVVTGSMFSGKTEELLRRLRRAEIAGQDVIAFTPAIDDRYGDTTIGSHEGRQWDAQVVDNEGAGVWDIEDHLNGQEVVAIDEANFFDNDLVDVCEKLAADGRRVVVSGTDITFRGEPFTPLPAVMATAEYVDKLRAICSVCGEPATRNQRLVDGEPAHIDDPTIVVGAEESYEARCRNCHTLRSD from the coding sequence ATGCACAAGATCACCGGGAGCGGCTGGGTCGAGGTGGTCACCGGCTCGATGTTCTCTGGGAAGACCGAGGAACTCCTGCGTCGGCTGCGCCGTGCCGAGATCGCGGGCCAGGACGTCATCGCCTTCACGCCCGCTATCGACGACCGCTACGGCGACACAACCATCGGCTCCCACGAGGGCCGTCAGTGGGACGCACAGGTTGTCGACAACGAGGGGGCCGGCGTTTGGGATATCGAGGACCACCTCAACGGGCAGGAGGTAGTCGCCATCGACGAGGCGAACTTCTTCGACAACGACCTCGTGGACGTCTGTGAGAAGTTGGCCGCCGACGGGCGGCGCGTCGTCGTCTCGGGGACCGATATCACCTTCCGCGGCGAGCCGTTCACACCCCTGCCAGCGGTGATGGCGACGGCTGAGTACGTCGACAAACTGCGAGCCATCTGTTCGGTCTGTGGCGAACCCGCGACCCGGAACCAGCGGTTGGTGGACGGGGAACCCGCCCACATTGACGACCCGACTATCGTCGTCGGAGCCGAGGAGTCCTACGAGGCACGATGCCGGAACTGCCACACGCTGCGTAGTGACTGA